One part of the Rutidosis leptorrhynchoides isolate AG116_Rl617_1_P2 chromosome 1, CSIRO_AGI_Rlap_v1, whole genome shotgun sequence genome encodes these proteins:
- the LOC139892782 gene encoding transcription factor TGA2.3-like, with translation MTQCTDKYIDPINKQILEHYIQLSNLKCNAARINVLCIFFESWMSHVQFLAWLGGLRPSNIIKLITNHVELSEEQIGKMESLKYTTLQEEMKITTSVQNLEDNLADSFSGKCFVDKGDFSAMNNFSNQISENLGKISVVSSFCDQVNYLL, from the exons ATGACGCAGTGTACTGATAAATATATTGATCCGATAAACAAACAAATATTGGAACATTATATTCAATTATCCAATCTAAAATGCAATGCAGCAAGAATCAATGTACTCTGCATCTTTTTCGAATCTTGGATGTCTCATGTACAATTTCTTGCTTGGTTAGGTGGATTAAGGCCCTCAAATATAATTAAG ttaattaCTAACCACGTGGAACTAAGTGAAGAGCAAATTGGAAAGATGGAATCGTTAAAATATACTACTCTGCAAGAAGAAATGAAGATTACAACTAGCGTCCAAAATTTGGAAGATAATTTAGCTGATTCTTTTTCGGGGAAATGCTTTGTTGATAAAGGAGACTTTTCAGCAATGAACAATTTCTCAAATCAAATATCTGAAAATCTTGGAAAAATATCCGTTGTTAGCAGCTTCTGTGATCAGGTAAATTATCTATTATGA